A stretch of the Streptococcus himalayensis genome encodes the following:
- the alaS gene encoding alanine--tRNA ligase encodes MKQLTSAQIRQMWLDFWASKGHSVEPSVSLVPVNDPTLLWINSGVATLKKYFDGTIIPENPRITNAQKAIRTNDIENVGKTARHHTMFEMLGNFSIGDYFRDEAITWAYELLTSPEWFAFPKEKLYMTYYPEDQDSYNRWIAMGVDPGHLIPIEDNFWEIGAGPSGPDTEIFFDRGEAFDPENIGLRLLAEDIENDRYIEIWNIVLSQFNADPAVPRSEYKELPNKNIDTGAGLERLAAIFQGAKTNFETDLFLPIIREVEKYSGKVYDPDGDNMSFKVIADHIRSLSFAIGDGALPGNEGRGYVLRRLLRRASMHGQKLGINEPFLYKLVPTVGKIMESYYPEVLGKKDFIEKIIKSEEESFARTLHSGQHFAQDIVEKMKAADQTTMSGQDVFKLYDTYGFPVELTEEIAEEAGVSIDREGFEGAMKEQQERARASAVKGGSMGMQNETLQAITVESRFQYDVTELTATLVAAVENNTSVESLASGQEAYLVFGETPFYAEMGGQVADHGEIRDETGQVLARVTDVQKAPNGQPLHKVEVLAPLRLQESYILAVDTKRRHRVMKNHTATHLLHAALHRILGTHATQAGSLNEEAFLRFDFTHFEAVKAEELRAIETQVNEKIWEALAVETVETDIDTAKEMGAMALFGEKYGKEVRVVTIGDYSVELCGGTHVANTAEIGIFKIVKEEGIGSGTRRILAVTSKEAFEAYREEEEALKAIAATLKAPQLKEVPAKVENLQEQLRELQKENAALKEKAAAAAAGDMFKEAQEANGVRYIASQVSVTDAGGLRTFADNWKQGDYSDVLVLVAAIGEKVNVLVASKTKEVHAGNLIKELAPIVAGRGGGKPDMAMAGGSDASAIEQLLATVGNHL; translated from the coding sequence ATGAAACAATTAACTAGTGCTCAAATTCGCCAAATGTGGCTTGATTTCTGGGCTTCAAAAGGACATAGTGTGGAGCCATCAGTCAGTTTGGTTCCTGTTAATGATCCGACCCTTTTGTGGATCAACTCAGGGGTGGCAACCCTAAAGAAATATTTTGATGGAACCATTATTCCTGAAAATCCACGGATTACCAACGCTCAAAAGGCCATTCGGACCAATGATATTGAAAATGTTGGGAAAACTGCTCGCCATCATACCATGTTTGAAATGCTTGGAAATTTCTCTATTGGAGATTACTTCCGTGATGAGGCGATTACATGGGCTTATGAGTTGTTAACTAGTCCAGAGTGGTTTGCTTTTCCAAAAGAAAAGCTCTATATGACCTATTATCCAGAGGACCAGGATTCCTACAATCGCTGGATTGCGATGGGAGTAGATCCAGGTCACTTAATTCCGATTGAGGATAATTTCTGGGAAATCGGGGCAGGGCCGTCTGGGCCAGATACGGAAATCTTCTTTGACCGTGGAGAAGCCTTTGATCCAGAAAATATCGGGCTACGTCTCTTGGCAGAAGATATCGAAAACGATCGTTACATTGAGATTTGGAATATCGTTTTATCTCAATTCAATGCAGACCCGGCTGTTCCTCGTTCAGAGTACAAGGAATTACCAAATAAAAATATTGATACGGGAGCTGGTTTGGAACGCTTGGCAGCCATTTTCCAAGGTGCTAAGACCAACTTTGAAACAGACCTTTTCTTGCCGATTATTCGCGAGGTAGAAAAGTATTCTGGGAAAGTGTACGATCCAGATGGAGATAACATGAGCTTTAAGGTGATTGCAGACCATATCCGCTCGCTCAGTTTTGCTATTGGTGATGGTGCGCTTCCAGGAAATGAAGGTCGTGGCTATGTCCTTCGTCGCTTGCTTCGTCGGGCCTCTATGCATGGGCAAAAATTAGGCATCAATGAGCCATTCCTTTATAAGCTGGTTCCAACAGTGGGTAAAATCATGGAAAGCTACTACCCTGAAGTGCTTGGCAAGAAAGATTTCATTGAAAAAATCATCAAGAGCGAGGAAGAGTCTTTCGCACGAACCCTCCACTCTGGTCAGCACTTTGCCCAAGATATTGTCGAAAAAATGAAAGCAGCTGATCAAACGACTATGTCTGGTCAAGATGTCTTCAAACTCTATGATACTTATGGATTTCCGGTTGAATTGACTGAGGAAATCGCAGAAGAAGCAGGTGTTAGCATTGACCGTGAAGGTTTTGAAGGAGCGATGAAAGAGCAGCAGGAGCGTGCACGTGCGAGTGCAGTCAAGGGTGGCTCTATGGGCATGCAAAATGAAACCCTGCAAGCCATTACTGTGGAAAGTCGCTTCCAATACGATGTGACAGAATTGACAGCTACCCTTGTGGCAGCTGTGGAGAATAATACATCCGTAGAGAGCCTTGCTAGCGGACAAGAAGCCTACCTGGTCTTTGGCGAAACACCATTTTATGCAGAAATGGGTGGACAAGTAGCAGACCATGGGGAAATTCGTGACGAAACTGGGCAAGTCCTAGCACGTGTCACGGATGTCCAAAAGGCTCCAAATGGACAACCCTTGCACAAGGTGGAAGTCTTGGCTCCACTTAGACTACAGGAGAGCTATATCTTAGCTGTTGATACCAAGCGTCGTCATCGTGTGATGAAAAACCATACAGCAACGCACCTCCTTCATGCAGCCCTTCACCGCATTCTCGGTACTCATGCGACCCAAGCAGGTTCCTTAAATGAGGAAGCCTTCCTACGCTTTGACTTTACGCATTTTGAAGCTGTAAAAGCAGAGGAATTGCGGGCGATTGAAACCCAAGTCAATGAAAAAATCTGGGAAGCTCTTGCGGTTGAAACAGTGGAAACCGATATTGACACTGCTAAAGAGATGGGAGCTATGGCTCTCTTTGGAGAAAAATACGGCAAGGAAGTTCGTGTCGTGACGATTGGCGACTATTCAGTAGAGCTTTGTGGAGGAACCCACGTAGCGAATACGGCTGAAATTGGTATTTTCAAAATTGTCAAAGAAGAGGGAATTGGCTCAGGAACTCGTCGGATCCTTGCTGTAACTAGCAAAGAAGCCTTTGAAGCCTACCGTGAAGAAGAAGAAGCTCTCAAAGCCATTGCAGCCACTCTGAAAGCTCCTCAATTAAAAGAAGTACCAGCCAAGGTTGAGAATTTGCAAGAACAATTGCGGGAATTGCAAAAAGAAAATGCAGCTTTGAAAGAAAAAGCCGCAGCTGCCGCAGCTGGAGATATGTTCAAAGAGGCCCAAGAAGCCAATGGCGTTCGTTATATCGCTAGCCAAGTCTCTGTCACAGATGCTGGCGGACTTCGCACCTTTGCAGATAACTGGAAACAAGGCGATTACTCAGATGTCCTTGTTCTTGTGGCAGCTATTGGAGAGAAGGTCAATGTCCTTGTCGCAAGCAAGACCAAAGAAGTACATGCAGGCAATCTCATCAAAGAACTGGCTCCAATCGTAGCTGGTCGTGGTGGTGGAAAACCTGATATGGCCATGGCAGGAGGAAGTGATGCTTCTGCCATAGAGCAACTCCTTGCGACTGTCGGCAATCATTTATAA
- a CDS encoding bacteriocin — MTEKKDRIRNIKNFIQNHKMLTGIIVVALFIVVYPPIFVTIYESGRDFGRSLINALLK; from the coding sequence ATGACAGAGAAAAAAGATAGGATAAGGAATATTAAAAATTTCATTCAAAACCATAAGATGTTGACAGGAATTATAGTTGTAGCTCTATTTATAGTCGTTTATCCACCAATTTTTGTCACGATTTATGAGTCAGGAAGAGATTTTGGTCGTAGTCTGATAAATGCTCTACTGAAATAG
- a CDS encoding helix-turn-helix transcriptional regulator, giving the protein MILKNRLKELRARDGLNQTALAKAAEVSRQTISLIERGEYTPSVIIALKIAQIFDEPLEQVFRLVEEE; this is encoded by the coding sequence ATGATTTTAAAAAATAGGCTCAAGGAACTACGAGCCAGAGACGGTCTAAACCAAACAGCCCTAGCCAAGGCTGCTGAGGTGTCGAGACAGACCATTAGCCTGATTGAACGAGGAGAATACACACCCTCGGTCATCATTGCTTTAAAAATTGCACAAATATTCGACGAACCCTTGGAGCAGGTCTTTCGCTTGGTAGAGGAAGAATGA
- the pepF gene encoding oligoendopeptidase F encodes MVKQRNEIEEKYTWDLTTVFPSDESWEAELASLSTDVAKAKAFEGHLLDSANSLLETTDTYMSLSRRLEKLYVYASMKNDQDTREASYQEYQAKASSLYSDFGQTFAFFEPEFMKITEEMYQNFLQEAEGLALYRHYFDRLLKAKEHVLSQREEELLAGASEIFGAASETFAILDNADLVFPVVRDEDGDEVQLSHGNYITLVESKDRQVRKGAYEAMYSVYEQYQHTYAKTLQTNVKVQNYRAKVRHYKSAREAALSQNFIPETVYDSLVSAVHKHLPLLHRYMALRAKILGLSDLKMYDVYTPLSEVDYKFSYEEALKKSEEVLAIFGEDYLAKVQQAFSERWIDVHENQGKRSGAYSGGSYDTNAFMLLNWQDTLDNLYTLVHETGHSMHSSYTRETQPYVYGDYSIFLAEIASTTNENILTEKLLEEVTDDRTRFAILNHFLDGFKGTVYRQTQFAEFEHAIHQADQAGEVLTSEYLNTLYADLNETYYGLKKEDNPEIQYEWARIPHFYYNYYVFQYATGFSAASALAEKIVHGNPEDKENYLNYLKAGNSDYPLEVIKKAGVDMEQEDYLHAAFAVFERRLNEFEALVEKLGLI; translated from the coding sequence ATGGTAAAACAAAGAAATGAAATCGAAGAAAAATATACTTGGGATTTGACGACAGTCTTTCCAAGTGATGAGTCTTGGGAGGCTGAGCTAGCCAGTTTGTCTACGGACGTAGCAAAAGCCAAGGCCTTTGAAGGTCATCTGCTTGACTCGGCAAACAGCTTGCTTGAAACGACGGATACTTACATGTCCTTATCCCGTCGATTAGAGAAGCTCTATGTGTATGCGTCCATGAAAAACGACCAAGATACGCGTGAGGCTAGCTACCAAGAGTATCAAGCCAAGGCAAGTAGTCTTTACAGTGACTTTGGTCAAACCTTTGCCTTTTTCGAGCCAGAATTTATGAAGATTACAGAGGAAATGTACCAAAACTTCTTGCAGGAAGCAGAGGGACTAGCTCTTTACCGTCATTATTTTGACCGTTTGCTGAAGGCAAAAGAGCATGTTTTGTCTCAGCGTGAGGAAGAGTTGCTTGCAGGGGCTAGCGAGATTTTTGGAGCAGCGAGTGAAACTTTTGCTATCTTGGACAATGCAGACCTTGTATTTCCAGTGGTTCGTGATGAGGATGGCGATGAGGTTCAACTATCTCATGGAAACTACATTACTTTAGTAGAATCAAAAGATCGCCAAGTGAGAAAGGGTGCTTATGAAGCCATGTATAGCGTCTATGAGCAGTACCAGCACACCTATGCGAAAACTCTACAAACCAATGTAAAAGTTCAAAATTATCGGGCTAAGGTTCGCCATTATAAGAGTGCGCGTGAGGCGGCTTTGTCACAGAATTTCATTCCAGAAACGGTCTATGATAGCTTGGTTTCTGCTGTTCATAAGCACTTGCCGCTGTTACATCGTTACATGGCTCTGCGTGCTAAGATTTTGGGCTTGTCGGATTTGAAGATGTATGATGTCTACACACCGCTCTCAGAAGTCGATTACAAGTTTAGCTATGAAGAAGCCTTGAAAAAATCCGAAGAGGTTTTGGCGATTTTTGGGGAGGATTATCTGGCAAAAGTTCAACAAGCTTTCTCAGAGCGTTGGATTGATGTTCATGAAAACCAAGGGAAACGCTCTGGAGCTTACTCAGGCGGTTCTTACGATACCAATGCCTTTATGCTGCTCAATTGGCAAGATACGCTTGATAATCTCTATACCCTAGTCCATGAAACAGGTCATAGCATGCACTCAAGCTATACGCGGGAAACACAGCCTTATGTGTATGGAGATTATTCGATCTTTTTGGCTGAAATTGCCTCTACAACCAACGAAAATATCCTGACTGAAAAACTGCTAGAAGAAGTGACAGATGATCGGACGCGTTTTGCGATTTTGAATCATTTCTTGGATGGTTTTAAAGGAACGGTCTATCGTCAAACTCAATTTGCCGAGTTTGAACATGCGATTCACCAAGCCGATCAAGCTGGAGAAGTCTTGACCAGTGAGTATCTCAATACTCTCTATGCAGACTTAAATGAAACCTATTACGGTCTTAAAAAAGAAGACAATCCAGAAATTCAGTATGAATGGGCAAGAATTCCACATTTCTACTATAACTATTATGTCTTCCAATATGCAACTGGCTTTTCAGCAGCGTCAGCCTTGGCAGAAAAGATTGTCCACGGAAATCCAGAGGACAAGGAGAATTACCTCAACTATCTGAAGGCGGGAAATTCTGATTATCCATTAGAAGTGATTAAAAAAGCAGGAGTGGATATGGAACAAGAAGACTATCTCCACGCAGCTTTTGCGGTCTTCGAACGCCGTCTCAATGAATTTGAAGCCTTGGTAGAAAAGTTGGGTCTTATCTAA
- a CDS encoding LURP-one-related/scramblase family protein — protein MKQFYIKQKFWSLAGTFTIKDELGQICYRVEGSLLKWLKSFEVFDREGQLVSTIQRKFTGFLPRFEVGVEGQTSFIIQKKFTWFKPRYEIENLGLEVIGDVWNMQFELLHQGAIVARIDQEWLRMTSTYDVTVYDEAYCDTTIALVIAIDYVKARKRTAAAASS, from the coding sequence ATGAAACAGTTCTACATCAAGCAAAAATTCTGGTCTTTGGCTGGTACATTCACCATCAAAGATGAGCTGGGTCAGATTTGTTACCGAGTGGAAGGAAGTCTTTTGAAATGGCTGAAATCATTTGAAGTTTTTGATAGAGAAGGTCAGCTGGTCAGTACCATCCAACGGAAATTCACTGGGTTTCTCCCGCGATTTGAGGTGGGAGTAGAAGGGCAAACGTCGTTTATCATCCAGAAGAAATTTACTTGGTTCAAACCGCGTTATGAAATCGAGAATCTCGGTCTTGAAGTCATTGGTGATGTTTGGAATATGCAATTTGAATTGCTCCATCAGGGTGCTATTGTTGCCCGCATTGATCAGGAGTGGCTTCGGATGACTTCGACCTACGATGTGACTGTCTATGATGAGGCGTATTGCGACACTACGATTGCACTTGTGATTGCAATTGACTACGTCAAGGCGAGAAAAAGAACGGCTGCCGCTGCTTCCAGCTAA
- a CDS encoding DUF3169 family protein — MKKSERLKYFSKFFLLGLFVGIFGSFLAGFIVGYTGDYLSFDNLKGSLLWLSRVFLIFIVCVGCHLLDSAKKDYRYYTENELEDDDYSKWYRGTFISLEYATIAFNIAEVLSMLNLLLGMKLLALEKDFSFDFDWIDIIILVSLGLLKHYLYKVTSMIREHRISTFPTIQEMKEYIYSYDEGEKESVFENSFLILFQLNQRVLPLTYIALLVISMMTGEIQILAYLVVAFIHVYINVKQYQRVRNYFK, encoded by the coding sequence ATGAAAAAGAGTGAACGCTTGAAATATTTTAGTAAATTTTTTTTACTTGGTTTGTTTGTAGGGATATTTGGATCTTTCTTAGCAGGCTTTATAGTGGGGTATACAGGGGATTATTTATCTTTTGATAATCTCAAAGGTAGTCTTTTATGGCTGAGTAGAGTGTTTCTCATTTTTATAGTATGCGTTGGTTGCCATTTGTTAGATTCGGCAAAGAAAGATTATAGATATTACACGGAAAATGAACTCGAGGATGATGACTATAGCAAATGGTATAGAGGAACATTTATCTCTCTTGAATATGCAACGATTGCATTTAATATTGCAGAAGTATTGTCTATGTTGAATCTGCTGTTAGGAATGAAACTGCTGGCGTTAGAAAAGGACTTCTCCTTTGATTTTGATTGGATTGATATTATTATCCTAGTGAGTTTAGGGCTACTTAAGCACTACCTCTACAAAGTGACCAGTATGATTAGGGAGCATCGTATTTCGACATTTCCAACGATACAAGAAATGAAAGAGTATATTTATTCCTATGATGAGGGAGAAAAAGAGTCTGTTTTTGAAAATAGCTTTTTAATCCTATTTCAACTGAACCAACGAGTTCTTCCATTAACGTATATAGCCCTGTTGGTCATTTCCATGATGACTGGAGAAATACAGATTCTTGCTTATTTAGTTGTAGCATTCATTCATGTTTATATAAACGTCAAACAATATCAGCGAGTTCGAAATTATTTTAAATAA
- the prsA gene encoding peptidylprolyl isomerase PrsA — MKKKILAGAVTLLSAVTLAACSQSGAKDADIVTMKGNTITVSKFYDQVKNNTAAQQVLLNMTIQEVFEKKYGDKVTDKEVKEAFEQNKKSYGAAFPQILAQAGLTEETYQTQIRTNKLVEYAVKQAAEKTINDDAYKAAYDAYTPEVTAQVIKLDSEDKAKEVLEKAKAEGADFAQIAKENSTDAATKEKGGEIKFDSGSTELPDDVKKAAFALEANGISEVITAKASAYTNSYYIIKLNSKSEKKEKWEDYKDRLKEIILHQKQNEASFIQSIVAEELKDANLKVKDAAFQNVFAQYMNAGSNTSSSSEASSESSSK; from the coding sequence ATGAAGAAAAAGATTTTAGCTGGGGCTGTGACACTTTTGTCAGCTGTGACCCTAGCTGCTTGTTCCCAATCAGGAGCAAAGGATGCAGACATCGTAACCATGAAAGGCAATACGATTACAGTCAGCAAATTTTATGATCAAGTGAAAAACAACACAGCTGCTCAACAAGTGTTGTTGAACATGACCATTCAAGAAGTCTTTGAAAAGAAATATGGCGATAAGGTAACGGATAAGGAAGTCAAGGAAGCCTTTGAACAAAATAAAAAATCGTATGGTGCTGCCTTCCCACAAATTCTTGCCCAAGCAGGTTTGACGGAAGAAACCTACCAAACACAAATTCGGACTAATAAGTTGGTTGAGTATGCGGTCAAGCAAGCCGCAGAAAAAACCATCAATGACGATGCTTATAAAGCCGCTTATGATGCCTATACGCCAGAAGTGACTGCGCAAGTCATCAAGCTAGACAGCGAAGACAAGGCCAAGGAAGTTTTGGAAAAGGCTAAGGCAGAGGGAGCAGACTTTGCACAAATCGCCAAGGAAAATTCAACAGATGCTGCAACCAAGGAAAAAGGTGGCGAAATCAAGTTTGACTCAGGTTCTACGGAATTGCCAGATGATGTGAAAAAAGCTGCTTTTGCACTTGAAGCAAATGGAATCTCTGAAGTCATCACTGCAAAGGCTTCTGCTTATACCAATAGCTACTATATCATCAAGCTAAACAGCAAGTCAGAGAAGAAAGAGAAATGGGAAGATTACAAGGATCGCTTGAAAGAAATTATTTTGCACCAAAAGCAAAATGAAGCAAGCTTTATCCAGTCAATCGTTGCAGAGGAATTAAAGGATGCTAATTTGAAAGTGAAAGATGCAGCCTTCCAAAATGTCTTTGCCCAATACATGAATGCAGGATCCAATACTTCAAGCTCCAGTGAAGCTTCTAGCGAATCGTCTTCAAAATAA
- the nrdF gene encoding class 1b ribonucleoside-diphosphate reductase subunit beta — protein sequence MKTYYEAINWNAIEDVIDKSTWEKLTEQFWLDTRIPLSNDLDDWRKLSHKEKDLVGKVFGGLTLLDTLQSESGVDALRKDVRTAHEEAVFNNIQFMESVHAKSYSSIFSTLNTKAEIDEIFEWTNTNPYLQKKAEIVNEIYLTGSPLEKKVASVFLETFLFYSGFFTPLYYLGNNKLANVAEIIKLIIRDESVHGTYIGYKFQLGFNELSEDEQDKLREWMYDLLYTLYENEEGYTESLYDGVGWTEEVKTFLRYNANKALMNLGQDPLFPDTADDVNPIVMNGISTGTSNHDFFSQVGNGYLLGSVEAMQDDDYLVGLE from the coding sequence ATGAAAACCTATTACGAAGCCATAAACTGGAACGCTATTGAAGATGTCATTGACAAGTCAACTTGGGAAAAATTGACCGAGCAATTCTGGTTGGATACTCGGATCCCCCTCTCAAACGACCTAGACGACTGGAGAAAGCTCTCCCACAAAGAAAAAGACCTCGTCGGAAAGGTTTTTGGAGGGTTGACCCTTCTGGACACGCTTCAATCCGAGTCTGGTGTTGATGCCCTTCGCAAGGATGTTCGAACCGCTCACGAAGAAGCCGTCTTTAACAATATCCAATTTATGGAGTCGGTCCATGCCAAATCCTACTCGTCTATCTTTTCAACCCTCAACACCAAGGCTGAAATTGATGAGATTTTTGAGTGGACCAATACCAATCCTTATTTGCAAAAAAAGGCTGAAATCGTCAATGAAATCTACCTAACTGGCTCTCCACTTGAAAAGAAAGTAGCCAGCGTATTTCTTGAAACCTTCCTCTTCTACTCTGGCTTTTTTACACCACTCTACTATCTTGGAAATAATAAACTCGCCAACGTCGCAGAGATTATCAAACTCATCATCCGCGACGAATCCGTCCATGGGACCTATATCGGCTATAAATTCCAATTAGGATTTAACGAGTTATCTGAAGACGAGCAAGACAAGCTTCGAGAATGGATGTACGACCTCCTCTACACCCTCTATGAAAACGAAGAAGGCTATACAGAGAGCCTCTATGATGGTGTGGGCTGGACCGAGGAAGTCAAGACCTTCCTTCGTTACAATGCCAATAAAGCCCTCATGAACCTAGGTCAAGATCCCCTCTTTCCAGATACCGCAGACGATGTCAATCCAATCGTCATGAACGGAATTTCAACCGGAACCTCTAACCACGATTTCTTCTCGCAAGTCGGAAATGGCTACCTTCTCGGTAGCGTGGAAGCCATGCAGGATGATGATTATTTGGTGGGGCTAGAGTAA
- a CDS encoding CPBP family intramembrane glutamic endopeptidase, with product MKQKIVNGLKFLGLFLLIPEINGLPALLMAKSQQLPLYAESVLAVLLLIGMIWIIRAMWKRYEKYLPEEQKQQTFSWKHLLPLLGYTVLVYVATAFGGIITALLSHQETTNNQAMIDKIGELVTLQHLPSSLLFIVGISILTPMLEELLFRGFGVVYFFKESQNLLAGIVTSTIFAFAHLIGVNGIDWPSFPLYFFMGVAIYLSYAYRKNIKDSMIIHIMKNILLGILLLVSMFS from the coding sequence ATGAAACAGAAAATTGTAAATGGATTAAAATTTTTAGGGCTATTTTTGCTCATTCCAGAAATCAATGGTTTACCAGCCCTACTAATGGCGAAAAGTCAGCAACTGCCCCTATATGCTGAGAGTGTATTGGCTGTGCTTTTGCTGATAGGGATGATTTGGATTATTCGAGCAATGTGGAAACGCTATGAAAAGTATCTCCCAGAAGAGCAAAAGCAGCAGACCTTCAGTTGGAAACATCTTTTGCCTCTCCTAGGCTACACAGTCTTGGTCTATGTGGCAACTGCATTTGGTGGGATAATCACGGCGCTTCTCTCTCATCAAGAAACCACTAATAATCAAGCAATGATAGATAAGATTGGTGAACTGGTTACACTCCAACATCTCCCTTCTTCTCTATTGTTTATCGTAGGAATTTCTATTTTGACTCCCATGTTGGAAGAATTACTGTTTAGAGGATTTGGAGTTGTTTATTTCTTTAAGGAAAGTCAAAACCTGCTAGCAGGAATTGTGACAAGCACTATTTTTGCCTTCGCTCATCTAATCGGTGTCAATGGAATTGACTGGCCGTCATTTCCGCTCTATTTCTTTATGGGTGTCGCTATTTATCTCTCTTATGCCTATCGGAAAAATATAAAGGATTCCATGATCATCCATATCATGAAAAACATCCTCTTAGGTATTCTTCTATTGGTATCCATGTTTTCATAA
- a CDS encoding O-methyltransferase translates to MVESYSKNANHNMRRPVVKEEIVSFMRTRQKPVSGGLKELESFAQRENIPIIPHETVAYFRFLLESLAPKQILEIGTAIGFSALLMAEHAPHAKITTIDRNEEMIGLAKENFARFDVRKQITLLEGDAVDILGTLEDSYDFVFMDSAKSKYVVFLPEILKRLKTGGIIVIDDVFQGGDVAKDIADIRRGQRTIYRGLHSLFEETLDVPHLTATLVPLGDGLLLLRKNGD, encoded by the coding sequence ATGGTCGAGTCGTATAGTAAAAATGCCAATCACAATATGCGTCGGCCGGTGGTCAAAGAGGAAATTGTTTCCTTCATGCGGACGCGACAAAAGCCAGTATCAGGTGGATTGAAGGAGCTTGAAAGCTTTGCTCAGCGGGAAAACATCCCAATCATTCCTCATGAAACGGTAGCGTATTTCCGTTTTTTATTGGAAAGCCTTGCTCCAAAGCAGATTTTAGAAATTGGGACAGCTATTGGCTTTTCTGCCCTTTTAATGGCAGAACATGCTCCTCATGCCAAGATTACGACTATTGATCGCAACGAAGAGATGATTGGCTTAGCCAAGGAAAATTTTGCCCGCTTTGATGTTCGCAAGCAGATTACGCTTTTAGAAGGGGATGCGGTGGACATTTTAGGGACCTTAGAGGACAGCTATGATTTTGTCTTTATGGATTCTGCCAAGTCCAAGTACGTAGTCTTTTTACCAGAAATCTTAAAACGGTTGAAGACAGGTGGAATTATCGTGATTGACGATGTCTTTCAAGGGGGCGATGTAGCCAAGGATATCGCAGATATCAGGCGAGGACAGCGGACTATTTACCGGGGTCTTCATAGCTTGTTTGAGGAAACCTTGGATGTCCCTCATTTGACAGCGACCTTGGTCCCTCTTGGCGACGGTTTGCTGCTGCTTAGAAAAAACGGAGATTAG